The following are from one region of the Nocardia terpenica genome:
- the menE gene encoding o-succinylbenzoate--CoA ligase: MPTGAAVGDVMPHLRDALDGSGPAWLPVPTGDRRESHRLSNALRPGEPIEDDVALVVTTSGTTGVPKGTMLSSAALRASGDATHARLGGPGQWLLALPTHHIAGIQVLLRSILSGSEPVVLDVTDGFLPGGLATAVSGMTGPRRYTSLVPTQLIKALDEPAAAEALADLDAVLVGGAATPRPVLERAHAAGINVVRTYGMSETCGGCVYDGVPLDGALVRIEDGRVLLGGAMLAKGYRGLPDHPAFVEPGWFRTEDAGTYEDGVLTVTGRLDEAISTGGLLVIPQVVEAVLATHPAISECVVLGLPDERLGQRVAVAVVPTPGSVPTLDELREHVIADLDPIAAPRELAVVDEIPMRGPGKPDRMKLREHLLADTTH, encoded by the coding sequence ATGCCCACCGGAGCCGCGGTGGGTGACGTTATGCCGCATTTACGGGACGCCCTGGACGGCAGCGGTCCGGCCTGGCTCCCGGTGCCGACCGGTGACCGCCGCGAATCCCACCGGCTGTCCAACGCGCTGCGCCCCGGCGAGCCGATCGAGGACGACGTGGCGCTGGTCGTCACCACCTCGGGAACCACCGGCGTGCCCAAGGGCACCATGCTGAGCTCCGCCGCCCTGCGCGCCAGCGGCGACGCCACCCACGCCCGGCTCGGCGGCCCGGGGCAGTGGCTGCTGGCCCTGCCGACCCACCACATCGCCGGTATCCAGGTGCTGCTGCGCAGCATCCTGTCCGGCAGCGAGCCGGTGGTGCTCGACGTTACCGACGGCTTCCTGCCGGGCGGGCTGGCGACCGCGGTGTCGGGCATGACCGGCCCGCGCCGCTACACCTCGCTGGTGCCCACCCAGCTGATCAAGGCCCTGGACGAACCCGCGGCCGCGGAGGCGCTGGCGGACCTGGACGCGGTGCTGGTCGGTGGCGCGGCCACCCCGAGGCCGGTGCTGGAACGCGCGCACGCGGCCGGGATCAACGTGGTCCGCACCTACGGCATGAGCGAGACCTGCGGCGGCTGCGTGTACGACGGCGTGCCGCTGGACGGCGCCCTGGTCCGCATCGAGGACGGCCGGGTGCTGCTGGGCGGCGCCATGCTCGCCAAGGGCTACCGCGGCCTGCCCGATCATCCGGCCTTCGTCGAGCCCGGCTGGTTCCGCACCGAGGACGCGGGCACCTACGAGGACGGCGTGCTCACCGTGACCGGCCGCCTGGACGAGGCCATCTCCACCGGCGGCCTGCTGGTGATCCCGCAGGTGGTCGAGGCCGTGCTCGCCACCCACCCGGCGATCAGCGAGTGCGTGGTGCTGGGCCTGCCCGACGAGCGCCTCGGCCAGCGCGTCGCGGTCGCCGTGGTCCCCACCCCCGGCTCCGTCCCCACCCTCGACGAGCTCCGCGAACACGTCATCGCCGACCTCGACCCCATCGCCGCCCCCCGCGAACTCGCCGTCGTCGACGAGATCCCGATGCGCGGCCCGGGCAAGCCCGACCGCATGAAACTGCGCGAGCACCTGCTGGCCGACACCACGCATTAG
- a CDS encoding ATP-binding cassette domain-containing protein, with the protein MNSHAPADAPAIEADGLVKVFGEQRAVDGVSLAVPQGAVYGVLGPNGAGKTTTIRMLATLLRPDGGSARVFGRDVVAEPTAVRSLIGVTGQYASVDEKLTATENLVIFSRLLGLSRAEARRKAGELLEEFGLTEAADKALENFSGGMRRRLDLAASLIATPPLLFLDEPTTGLDPRTRAQMWETIRRLVREGATVLLTTQYLDEADQLADRIAVIDRGKVIADGTSDELKRSVGLSALHLTLADPARLEQACSLIGEFLSRAAGRLVEAGITPEAGRITAPLSDPSVTTDLLIRLRDHDIHVDEITVSKPSLDEVFFALTGHGAESEHTDTERSAA; encoded by the coding sequence ATGAATTCTCATGCACCTGCCGATGCACCCGCCATCGAGGCGGACGGGCTGGTCAAGGTCTTCGGGGAGCAGCGGGCCGTGGACGGGGTCAGCCTGGCGGTGCCGCAGGGCGCGGTGTACGGCGTGCTCGGGCCCAACGGAGCCGGGAAGACCACCACCATCCGCATGCTGGCCACCCTGCTGCGCCCGGACGGGGGCAGCGCCCGCGTCTTCGGCCGCGACGTGGTGGCCGAACCCACCGCGGTGCGGTCGCTGATCGGCGTCACCGGGCAGTACGCCTCGGTCGACGAAAAGCTCACCGCCACCGAGAATCTGGTGATCTTCTCCCGCCTGCTCGGCCTGAGCCGCGCCGAGGCCCGGCGCAAGGCGGGCGAGCTGCTGGAGGAGTTCGGGCTGACCGAGGCCGCCGACAAGGCGCTGGAGAACTTCTCCGGCGGCATGCGGCGGCGACTCGACCTGGCCGCCAGCCTGATCGCCACCCCGCCGCTGCTGTTCCTGGACGAGCCGACCACCGGCCTGGACCCGCGCACCCGCGCCCAGATGTGGGAGACCATCCGCCGCCTGGTCCGCGAGGGCGCGACCGTGCTGCTCACCACGCAGTACCTGGACGAGGCCGATCAGCTCGCCGACCGGATCGCGGTGATCGACCGCGGCAAGGTCATCGCCGACGGCACCTCCGACGAGCTCAAGCGCTCGGTCGGCCTGTCGGCGCTGCACCTCACCCTCGCCGATCCGGCCCGGCTGGAGCAGGCGTGCTCGCTGATCGGCGAGTTCCTCTCGCGCGCCGCGGGACGGCTCGTCGAGGCCGGTATCACCCCCGAGGCGGGCCGCATCACCGCGCCGCTGAGCGACCCGAGCGTCACCACCGATCTGCTGATCCGGTTGCGCGACCACGACATTCACGTCGACGAGATCACCGTCAGCAAGCCCAGCCTGGACGAGGTGTTCTTCGCCCTGACCGGGCACGGCGCCGAATCCGAGCACACCGACACCGAAAGGAGCGCGGCATGA
- a CDS encoding VOC family protein — translation MDILASRIIVRPANYERTVAFYRDGLGLAIAREYPGGTVFFAGQSLVEVAGHGRREDAPTDFAGALWLQVRSASDAAAELALRGVAIDRPPVRERWGLIEMWVRDPDGVPIVLVEVPAEHPMRRDTRNLD, via the coding sequence GTGGACATATTGGCCAGCCGGATCATTGTGCGACCGGCGAACTACGAGCGAACGGTGGCGTTCTATCGGGACGGCTTGGGGCTGGCGATCGCGCGGGAGTATCCCGGCGGCACCGTGTTCTTCGCGGGGCAGTCGCTGGTCGAGGTCGCCGGGCACGGGCGTCGGGAGGATGCGCCGACCGATTTCGCGGGCGCGCTGTGGCTGCAGGTCCGCAGCGCGTCCGATGCCGCGGCCGAGCTCGCGCTGCGCGGGGTCGCGATCGATCGGCCGCCGGTGCGTGAGCGCTGGGGGCTGATCGAGATGTGGGTGCGCGATCCGGACGGCGTACCCATCGTGCTGGTGGAGGTGCCCGCCGAACACCCCATGCGCCGGGACACTCGAAACCTGGACTGA
- a CDS encoding DUF3349 domain-containing protein produces the protein MSVEHPLSKVLGWLKAGYPQGIPQSDYVALLAVLHRRLTDFEVRSIVAELVRERAGGDRIDRDEIEAAISRVAKEQPGEDDIARVASRLAAGGWPLATPTSD, from the coding sequence GTGAGCGTCGAACATCCGCTGAGCAAGGTGCTCGGCTGGCTGAAAGCCGGATATCCGCAAGGCATTCCGCAGTCCGACTATGTCGCCCTGCTGGCGGTGCTGCATCGCCGCCTGACCGATTTCGAGGTGCGCTCGATCGTCGCCGAGCTGGTGCGCGAACGCGCCGGTGGCGACCGGATCGACCGCGACGAGATCGAGGCGGCGATCTCCCGGGTTGCCAAGGAGCAGCCCGGCGAGGACGATATCGCTCGAGTGGCTTCCCGGCTCGCGGCCGGTGGCTGGCCGCTGGCGACACCGACGTCCGACTGA